The genomic region CCCCCAAGACCCACCGTACTTTCAATCTGCAGTTTAGAGGACTTTTTAGAATAGTCTTTACTTTCAATTACAGTATTGGTGGTGTTATTAACCAGTACATTGAAGTTGTTGGGTTCGAATATCAGCCCTCCCAGATCCACGGTTCCTTTAACCTGATATCCAAGATTGGAAGCTGGCTGAATCTGCAGATTCACTCCTCCAATCTGAATATTGGTATGAATGGTTCCAGTAGATGAGAACTTTTCAGGAAGGACCTGAACCGCAAAGCCCCCCAAATTAACACTCAAATCCATTCGATTAAAGGTTGAATTTCCCAGAACCACAGTTCCTCCACCAACATATTTGATGGAAGTGTTAACATTATCTAATTTTCCGTTATTATCCAAGTATAAACCAAAACCACCTACTTTGGTCTGTAAGTTGGTGTTGTAGGTGCACCTGTTACCAAGAGCTATACTGGCAGATCCACTGTCCAGTAGAAGGTTTACATCCAATACATCTCCGTTGCGTGTATAAGTTACACTGGGTTCTCTGGAGTTTTCCTCTCGTTCAATAGATATATCATAAAGGTTTTCTGATTTATTCTGGAATTTAACACCAATTCCTGATGTATTACCCTGGAAATTAATGTTAACCCGGTTAATTCCAGCTATCTGAGCGTCATTAAGCGTGTAGTTATTGCTAATTGTTTTCTCCTTCCCTTGAGGTCCGGCTATCATGTGATTTGCAGCGGCAAGCAGGGAAAATATCAGCACCAAAATAATGACAATTCCCAGAATTCTTATAGTCTTCATCTATAAAACCCCCAGTATAAGACTTATCACAATAATAATCAGGGCAGGAATTCCCATGACTGATAGGAATGATTTGCCTATCCCTATTTTGTGTTCAGCATCTACAGCTACTGCAGCAATGACTACCATCCAGATAATCATTAATAAACCTAATAAAAACGATGAGAACACTGAACCTGTCAGCATCAAAGTTGCCAGTCCAAAAATCCCCAGTAAATAGGAAACAGAAATAAAACCAAAAAGTCCAAAGGTATTTTTAAAGTCACCTTCACCCTTAAAAATAAAAATAGCAACTAAGTAACTTATAATTGCCCATATTAGTGTTTTTATCACAGCCAGTACAATAAGTAACACTGCGAAAATAATTGCCACTAAAAAGTTGCTTGAAAGTCCTCCGGCCATGAAACCCAGTAACGCTGCAAAGAAAATCAAAAAATAAAGACCATTCATCGGTTTTTTATCTTCCAGGGTTTTCTGGAAGAATTTCTCTGGCACCACAAGAACTTCTGCCATCCCCTCAAAAATTCTCAGGATATTTTCTTTCAATGAAATCACCATTAATAACCACTAAATATATGTCTCTATAATTTATTTTTCTATAATTTATTGATACTAATCCTGGATATAATTTTCTCGGGTGATTGAAGTTCTCTAAATCCTTATATTACATAGGTTGTGTTAAATCAATAAAGCAAAAAAAAGCTTTTAAGATATTCTTAATAATTAATTTCTCTAAAAAATCATTAAAGAGGATGTTAAGGAATCTAAACCCGAGATAGATTAATATTAATTTAATTATGTACCTATTTGGTTATGGGATAACTTAAAAATAGTATCTAACCTATGGTCTTAATATGGTTTGCAAGTCGTTTAGCCAGTGCTAGAATAGTTAAAACTGGTGGTGCACCCGGTGCTCTGGGAAGAACACTGGCATCGCATACATAAAGGCCTTCTATTTCTGTTTCCAGATTTTTATCTACTACTTCACCCATTGCTGCGGTTCCCCCGGGATGTGCTCCTCTGGCTGGGGTTGAAACAAGGGTGGCTGGATCAACTCCAGCTCTTGTAAGGATAGAACCAGCAAGGGCTGAACCTCTAGCAATAAGACCTATATCATGGGATGTGTTATTTTTCACTACACGGTATTTTTCAACATAACCATCCCTTTCATCTTTAATCTTCACCATCATTCCCAGCACATCCTTCTCTTTGAAGCCGTGTTTTTCGAACCTGGATGTAAGTAAACCTGAATAATGTGGTGCAAGTATGAATCCATCTCCTTTATACAATGCATTCATGGAAACTTCTTTGTAAAAATCTATGCCTCTGAGCACTCCTCCCACAGTTACAAATGTATCCACAAAAAGATGCCTTCCAGCCTCTAAACCTGCAGAACTAAGCAATCGAGGGGTTTCAATAGCTCCAGCACACAAAATTACCAGATCTGCGTTGTATTCCTGTTTGTGACATCTAACACCCGTAACTTGGTTATTATTAATGATAAGCTCATTAACGGGTGAATTATGAATTATTCGGGCACCAAATTCTAGTGCTTCATCGAGATAGTTAAGTGAAGTCCATTTAGCATTCCGTGGGCAACCCATTGAGCATTTACCACAGGGAATACATTCCAGGGGGTTGATAAATTTAGGCATTTTCTCCATGCTTAGTCCCATAGAAGCAGAGGCTTCCATTATTTTCAAGGTACCCTCACCAAAGTGTGATGGGGGAAGTGTTCCTACATGTAGTTCACTTTCCACTTCTTGGAATTCTTTATCAAGGTTGATTCCTATTTTTTTAAAATCCTCCTGGCAGGTACGAACAGCGTTTCCTGCTGTGACCAGGGTGGTTCCACCCAGACAGGTGGTTTTCAGAAGTTCAACACCCACATCAAGATTATCATAACATTCATAGGATTTATCAGGGGAAACAGATCTTCCTTTCTCCAGAATAGTCACTTTAAACCCGCTAATAGTCAGTTCCCTGGCAATGGTCGCTCCGCCCGCCCCTGAACCTACAATTATTATGTTTCTCATATTAGCCACTACATCTTTTCAGGGTTTTAAATGTTAGATGTCTGCAATCAAATTAATAACTGTTAAAAAATTTTGATTAAAAAAATTATACCTAAAAACTACAGCTTTCTGTTAAGAGTTCTTCTTTTAGGTTTTGATTTACTTTTTAGGATTTTCCTAGGGCTTTTAACGGTCACGGGACGTTTTGGTCTGTCCTGTGGTTTGAATATTTTATCTGCAAAGTATCCTCCAATGGCACCCATAAAACCATAAATACACAATCCTACTATTAAACCTAATATTAGAGTGAATAAACCTTCAATACCATAACTTATACCAATAACAACTGGATTAGGTAGTTGATAGGGTAGGTCAGGTGGTGTGAACAAACATATAAAGAAATAAATTAAACAAAGAGCTCCTGCTGCCATTGAACCTACTTTATAGCTTGCTTCCTCGTCATTGGTTAGATAAACCGCCACAAAACCAACGATGGCCAGTGAAAAAATTCCTCCGATATTCAAAAAAGCCAGAATGAAGCCCAGTATAATACTGGTTAAAATGGCAAGTTCCAGGTTAAAGTTAGGCATTGGAAACATTCCTCTTTTGTAATATTACTTTATTATATCTTCTATTCCTATTAAACCAATTTCATCTATTTATATTTGACTTAATAAGGATTTTCCATACACTGTGTTCGAATAAATGCTAAACTTAAAAATATATGTATTTTATAAAATTATTTATTAATTTTATGATAATTCTTGTGGAAAGATAAAGTTAATAGAATCAAAAAACAGAAAAAATATATGATGAGAGTTAATTCAAAAAAAATCACCCGTAGTGTGGAGGATTATTTAGAAGCTATGTACTCATTGGAAAAAGGCCAAGGAACCATTCGGGTGAAAGACGTAGCACAAACACTGGGAGTCAAGCCTCCAAGTGTAGTAGAAGCAGTTAAAAAACTTTCCAATATGGATCTTGTTTCATATGAACGTTATGGTACTATTAAGTTGAAGGATGAGGGAATCAGGATTGCAGAAGTTGTAAATTGTAGACATCAATTAATTAAAGATTTTCTAACCCTCTTGGGAGTAAAGGATAGTGTTGCTGAGAAAGATGCCTGTTCCATGGAACATGTAATGGATGTGTCCACCATGTATAAATTAAGAAAGTTTATAGAATTTGTTCAAATTCATCCCAATGCCAGTGATTTCATGGAAGAATTCCAAGCATATGCCAGTGAAGAAAATAATACGAAATAATAACTTATCTAAGAAAAAAACTTTATCTATATTTGAAATCTTTAAAACAATCAAAGAGATTAGAGGGTATTAAGCATTTAGATGCTATTAAAAATAGAAATTTAAATTCAGGAGATAAAATTAGAAGATAATATTTTTAGAAGCTTTCTATGGTGGAAAATGAAAATTAAGGGTGAAAAGTATGGGGATTTTTGATGGAACTTACAATCCAGATGTGGAAAAAATGGAAATTGAAGGAGATGTTAAGGGCCTGATTAAAACCTTAAAAAAAGGAGATAATAAAAACCGCGCCTTGGCTGCCAGGGCAATGTCCCGGTTTAAAGATGAAAAGGTGGTAGAAGCCCTTATTGATGCTTTGGCTTATGATGATGGTGATGTGCGATGGAATGCTGCAAGATCCCTCGGTAAAATCGGTGCTGCTGATGCAACCCCTTTTCTACTGAAAATCCTTCGCGATGAAAAATGGTATGTGCGCCAACATGCTGCTGAAGCCTTGGGTGAAATTGGGGATAAAAGAGCGCTACTGCCTCTTTTAGAATCCTTGAAAGATGAGAAAATCAGGAACAGCGTGGCAATTGCACTGGGTCGCCTGGGTGATCCCCGCGCAGTGGACCATTTAATAGATTCTCTTAAAGATGATGATTTCAGCTTTCGCAGTGCTGCAGAAGAAGCTTTGGGCATGATAGGTGATAAAAAAGCAGTACCAGTTCTTATAGAAGCATTAAAAGATAAAGATGTCAGTGTTCGCCGTCATGCTGCCGGTGCATTAGGTAAAATAGGTGATGAAAGGGCTATTAAACCTTTGCTGGATGCTATGGATGATGAGAAGTGGTATGTTCGCTTACAAGTAGAAGAAGCCATACAGGAGCTTAATAATCGCCTGAAGGAAAATCAAGAAAAAGAGAATTAAAATCTTATAATTAAAATCTTATAAATATTCTCTTTCATCTTATTTTTCATCTAATTTTACATCTAGATTTATTTTGTTAACAGATTAAGCTTTCAATTATTTTAATCATGATTTTATCCATTTGCATATATGATTGCAAATTGGGAAGGGGGGGGTAAGTTTTTCTAATTAGGTTAAAATCTTTAATATTATAAAAATTTTCTTATCTCATTGGCTATTTCTTCCCTAACATCTTTTGATATTTTTTTAGGTGGTCTAGGGCGCATGTAACCAAAATGCGGATCCTCAAAGATGTGTCCTGCAAATTCTACCGGGTGGTTGTAACGTGGTATAAAATGCCAGTGTAAATGAGGCTCTAAAGTGTCTTCCAGATAAAAAGTGTTCATTAAACAGCCCCAGTTAAAAAGAGTAGCATCAAATGCATTTTTCACTGATGATTCCATTCTCTCCAGGAGTTTGATGAAATCCTGCCATTCATCTGTTTTAAGGCCGGACAAAGTCTTGTGGTTCCTTTTAAGTGCCACTACACAGGTTGCCAGATTGCTTTGATTAGGGGCTAAAAACACAATCCAGTGATCAGTCTGCAGCAGTGGATCTCCAAAGTTATATTCAACCAATTTCTCGCAGTAAGGACATTCAATACTCATTTGCATAAATCTCCCTAAGATTTAAAATAATTAAAAATACTTACTCCCGTCATTACATCAACATTTCTGGGATTAGTTACTAAATAAACACTATGTTCTATAAGATTGTAACTATTGATATAACTCATTGATATAACTCTGAAACAGAGAGGTAAAAAAATAGAGTTCACCTCACTTGAGGGGGGATAAAGTGCATGGCTACTGAAAGGGGTTCATCAAGTACAGTGCTTACCAGTAAATCAACTCAAATAGTATGTTTGACTTCGGTTGTAATTAGCTCCTTTTTAATACCTTTTATGGGATCATCAGTTAACATAGCCCTCCCACTAATCCAAAATGATCTATCAGTTGATATTCTTATTTTAGGGTGGATTCCAATGGCATTTGTTCTGGCTAATGCTGCATTGGTATTGACCTTCGGTAGGTTAGCAGACATACATGGTCGTAAGAAAGTTTTCACCTGGGGATTAATAGTTTATATATTAGCTTCTTTTTTGGCTGGTTTCTCAAATTCAGGGACGATTCTGGTTTTATTCAGTTTTCTGCAGGGAGTAGGATGTGCCATGATCTTCGCCACTGGAGTGGCTCTCCTGATATCTATTTTCCCCCATAAACGGAGGGGTGAAATTTTAGGTATCTATCTCACTTCGGTTTATGTGGGTCTTTTTATGGGACCCTTGCTGGGAGGTTTCCTGGCCCAGTGGTTAGGATGGAGAAGTATATTTTTTGCCAACATCCCCCTGGGTTTGTTTGCATTAATCCTAATCCTTGCAGGCTTTGAAGGTGAATGGAAAAGTAGCTCTGGTAAGAGATTCGATAAAAAAGGTTCCATCATTTACATAGTTTCCCTATCCACTTTTATTTATGGGGTTTCAACATTTCAAGATTTTTCAGGCAAAATTTTACTAATGGTAGGTTTAATGGGTTTAATTATATTTTTGCACATGGAAAGAAAATCTAAAAATCCAGTTTTGCCAGTTACCGTCTTTAAAAACCAAACCACTAAATTCTCAGGATTAGCTCTTTTAATGATTACTGTTGCTACATCAGGAATTTGGACTCTTCTTAGCTTATACTTGCAGGATCTTAGGGGTTTGGATCCATTTATTTCTGCACTAATTCTGGCTGTTCAGCCAATGGCGGTGGCTTTTTTATCACCATTAGTAGGTCGTATGGCTGATAAGAGCGATAAAAGTTTCCTGAACATAACTGGAACCATATTATGCACCATTGGACTTTTAATACTTGCCATTGTAGGTGAAAGATCTTCCTTAACCCTGGTTTTAGGGGGATTATTAATAATCGGGGTGGGAATGGGATTTTTCTCTACTCCCACTAATCGTAATTTTCTTAAATCATTAACCAGTACTTTTTATGCTGTTGGGTCTGCTGCACTTTCTACAATGGTATATGTTGGTCAGACAGTGAGTTTAGGGGTTCTTTTATTTATTCTTACTATTTATATGGGAAATGCACAATTAACAGCTGAAAAATATCCTTTATTTATGGATGGAATGCATATCTCTTTCATAATATTCGCTATTTTTAGTTTATTAGCAGCATATTTCACTTTAAGAGTCAAAGAGAAAAATCAATAAATCTAATATCTATTGGATAATAAATCCAGAAAAGAAATCTATCATTATTAAAAAAAGCCAGACAAAATATTATTTAAGATAAAATTAAGAAATATACAAGAATAATAACAGTTGAGTATCTATTAGATTGGTTATCTATTAGATAGGCTTATAAGAGATAGATGCATACTCTTTTTGGGAAGTTCGGCTCAAGAAAAAGAATCTAAAACTTCTGAATTTACGGGGCTGTGATAGTAAATATTATTTTTTTATAGATTGTAAACAACGTGCTTTCATGGAATTTAGGTTATATAGCACCCATCTTTCAGGATGTTCTCTGGATATTCAACATTTCCATCGCAGCCACAATCATTGCCAATACCATCTTTCTGGCAAATCATCCTGCTTGGTTTGGAAGCATCATCGACATAATGAATTAAGGAGATAATGAACTTCATTGATGCTTATTTTAAGAGACCATGAACATGATATTCTACTTCTAATTTAAGAGCTTTCAATAGTTCTTCTAGGTGTTCATCCTCCCAGGGTTCATCATTATTCAAAAAACAATCAAATTTTAAGCTGGAACCTTCAATATCTATACTATAATCTTCAATATTACAAATAGAATCCTTATCTAATCTTGAAATCTCATCAACCGATAAAGTTACGTTAATACGAGCATTCCACCCGTTTAAGGTTTTATCTACCCATTCAACATTTACATGCATGAGTTTTTCTCCTAAAAGTTTGATATGCTATTTGATTTTTGCATGATGCTTTTTCCATGGATTAATTGTTCTATTGGGGGGAGAATTGTTATTTAATTTTAAGGGATCTTTTAAAACCATTAATAACATCTTTAGCAGAGGTTAGAAGAGGGTCTTTAACCTTTACCGGTGTTTTCATATTTTCCAGACGATCTATGCGGAAATATATGGGGGGATGGGGGTCAAAGTTCAACCAGCTGGGAAGTCTGGTGGGTGATATTCTTTCAGCGTGGAGGCGCTGGTAACCTATTTTACGCAGTGCCTCTGCCAGAACATGTGGTTGGCCAATTTTCATTGCAGATAAGAGATCTGCCCTTGTTTCAAAGAATTTGGCTATGAAAAAGATAAGTCCCAGTGCCACGATAAGATAAAGTAGGGGAG from Methanobacteriaceae archaeon harbors:
- a CDS encoding YIP1 family protein, whose amino-acid sequence is MKENILRIFEGMAEVLVVPEKFFQKTLEDKKPMNGLYFLIFFAALLGFMAGGLSSNFLVAIIFAVLLIVLAVIKTLIWAIISYLVAIFIFKGEGDFKNTFGLFGFISVSYLLGIFGLATLMLTGSVFSSFLLGLLMIIWMVVIAAVAVDAEHKIGIGKSFLSVMGIPALIIIVISLILGVL
- a CDS encoding GMC family oxidoreductase, translating into MRNIIIVGSGAGGATIARELTISGFKVTILEKGRSVSPDKSYECYDNLDVGVELLKTTCLGGTTLVTAGNAVRTCQEDFKKIGINLDKEFQEVESELHVGTLPPSHFGEGTLKIMEASASMGLSMEKMPKFINPLECIPCGKCSMGCPRNAKWTSLNYLDEALEFGARIIHNSPVNELIINNNQVTGVRCHKQEYNADLVILCAGAIETPRLLSSAGLEAGRHLFVDTFVTVGGVLRGIDFYKEVSMNALYKGDGFILAPHYSGLLTSRFEKHGFKEKDVLGMMVKIKDERDGYVEKYRVVKNNTSHDIGLIARGSALAGSILTRAGVDPATLVSTPARGAHPGGTAAMGEVVDKNLETEIEGLYVCDASVLPRAPGAPPVLTILALAKRLANHIKTIG
- a CDS encoding metal-dependent transcriptional regulator, which codes for MRVNSKKITRSVEDYLEAMYSLEKGQGTIRVKDVAQTLGVKPPSVVEAVKKLSNMDLVSYERYGTIKLKDEGIRIAEVVNCRHQLIKDFLTLLGVKDSVAEKDACSMEHVMDVSTMYKLRKFIEFVQIHPNASDFMEEFQAYASEENNTK
- a CDS encoding HEAT repeat domain-containing protein yields the protein MGIFDGTYNPDVEKMEIEGDVKGLIKTLKKGDNKNRALAARAMSRFKDEKVVEALIDALAYDDGDVRWNAARSLGKIGAADATPFLLKILRDEKWYVRQHAAEALGEIGDKRALLPLLESLKDEKIRNSVAIALGRLGDPRAVDHLIDSLKDDDFSFRSAAEEALGMIGDKKAVPVLIEALKDKDVSVRRHAAGALGKIGDERAIKPLLDAMDDEKWYVRLQVEEAIQELNNRLKENQEKEN
- a CDS encoding HIT family protein, producing the protein MSIECPYCEKLVEYNFGDPLLQTDHWIVFLAPNQSNLATCVVALKRNHKTLSGLKTDEWQDFIKLLERMESSVKNAFDATLFNWGCLMNTFYLEDTLEPHLHWHFIPRYNHPVEFAGHIFEDPHFGYMRPRPPKKISKDVREEIANEIRKFL
- a CDS encoding MFS transporter; the encoded protein is MATERGSSSTVLTSKSTQIVCLTSVVISSFLIPFMGSSVNIALPLIQNDLSVDILILGWIPMAFVLANAALVLTFGRLADIHGRKKVFTWGLIVYILASFLAGFSNSGTILVLFSFLQGVGCAMIFATGVALLISIFPHKRRGEILGIYLTSVYVGLFMGPLLGGFLAQWLGWRSIFFANIPLGLFALILILAGFEGEWKSSSGKRFDKKGSIIYIVSLSTFIYGVSTFQDFSGKILLMVGLMGLIIFLHMERKSKNPVLPVTVFKNQTTKFSGLALLMITVATSGIWTLLSLYLQDLRGLDPFISALILAVQPMAVAFLSPLVGRMADKSDKSFLNITGTILCTIGLLILAIVGERSSLTLVLGGLLIIGVGMGFFSTPTNRNFLKSLTSTFYAVGSAALSTMVYVGQTVSLGVLLFILTIYMGNAQLTAEKYPLFMDGMHISFIIFAIFSLLAAYFTLRVKEKNQ